The Pseudomonas protegens genome contains the following window.
GCCGCCGTATCCAGATTGGCGCAGCGCTTGAAAGCGCCGGCCTCGGGACTGGCATCGAGCACCCAGGTTTGCCCGACAGGCCCCGGCCGCAGGGAAGACAAGCTGCCCAGTTGCGGCGCGTAACCGAGCACGGCCGCGCAGGCCAGACATTGGCTGTTGCGAAAGAACAGCGACTGCCCGCAGCGACAGGCCCAGAGCTTGCCGCTGCGTGAACGATCACCGACAAAGGGTGCGGCAATGCGGGAACTGAGTTGCTCGAAGAAACGGTACATGGCGCATCCTCCGTGGGGCCTGACAAGACTAGATCATCCTGACTGCCCCATCGTTCCCTCGGCCCGCCAGGAGCCAACCGACCGGCTTGCCATCGCGGGCCAGCCGGCGGCCACGGATCACGCAGGAATAGGGATGCCGTGCTCACTGAGAAAGGCGACGAAGGCAGCTTCGTCCAGCACCTTGAGCCCCAGCTCATTGGCCTTGGCCAGCTTGGAACCGGCGCCGGGTCCTGCCACCACGCAGTGGGTTTTCGCCGACACCGACCCCGCCACCTTGGCCCCCAGGCTTTCCAGTTTTTCCTTGGCCACATCGCGACTCATCAGCTCCAGCGAGCCGGTAAGCACCCAGGTCTTGCCAGCCAGGGGCAGGCCTTCGACCACTTTCTTCTCACTCAGCCAGTGCATGCCGAACGCCGAGAGCTGCTCCTCGATGGCCCGAGCCAACTGGGCATTGGCCGGGTTGTCGAAGAACTCGCGCACCGCCTTGGCCTGCTTCTCCGGCAGGGCCTGGCGCATGTCCAGCCAGTCCGCGTCGATCACGCCTTGCAGGGAGCCGAACTTGTCCGCCAGCTTCTGCGCTGCCCCGGGGCCCACCGAGGGGATATTGAGCTTGTCGAGCATGCCGCCCAGGGTGGTACTGGCGGCGAACTCGGCCCCGAGTTCACCCTGATCCTGCAGTTGCAGGCCGCATTGGTCCGCGGCCAGCAAAGCACCGATCACCTGGCGGTTGTGGCTGTCCTGGAAAAAGCTGTGGATCTCATGCGCCACCTCCAGCCCCACATCCGGCAGGTAGGTCAGAACCTGCGGCAAGGCCTGCTGGACACGCTCCAGGGTGCCCAGGGAGCGTGCCAGGACCTTGGCCGTTTCCTCGCCGACATCGGGAATGCCCAGGGCATAGATGAACCGCGCCAGGGCCGGACGCTTGCTGTCCTCGATGGCCTTGAGCAGTTTGTTGCTGGAGACTTCGGCAAAGCCTTCCAGGTCGATGATCTGTTCGTACTTGAGCTGGTAGAGATCCGCGGGCGAAGCGATCAGTTGCTCGTCCACCAGCTGCTCGATGGTCTTGTCCCCCAGGCCTTCAATGTCCATGGCGCGACGGGAGACAAAGTGAATGATCGCCTGCTTGAGCTGGGCACCGCAGGCCAGGCGGCCGACACAGCGATACACCGCGCCTTCGCTGACGGTTTCCCGGCCCTTGCTGCGCTTGACCAACTGGGTGCGCTCGACATGTGAACCACAGACCGGGCAGCTTTCCGGAATCGCTACCGGCCGGGCATCTTGCGGACGGCGCTCGACAACCACCTGCACCACTTGCGGGATCACATCGCCGGCACGACGGATGATCACCGTATCGCCGATCATCAGCCCCAAGCGCGCCACTTCATCCATGTTGTGCAAGGTGGCATTGGACACCGTGACGCCCGCCACCTTCACCGGCTTCAGACGGGCTACCGGGGTTACCGCACCGGTGCGTCCGACCTGGAACTCCACATCCAGCAGCTCGGTCAGCTCTTCCATGGCCGGAAACTTGTGGGCGATG
Protein-coding sequences here:
- the ligA gene encoding NAD-dependent DNA ligase LigA; translation: MTAAETRILELRAELDQHNYRYHVLDEPSIPDAEYDRLYHELKALEAEHPELVTSDSPTQRVGSAALSAFTQVRHEIPMLSLGNAFEEVDMREFDRRVVEGLDLPAGDLFGAGAAVEYSCEPKLDGLAVSLLYQDGVLVRGATRGDGTTGEDISVNVRTVRNIPLKLQGSGWPATLEVRGEVFMSKAGFERLNEAQLAAGGKTFANPRNAAAGSLRQLDSKITASRPLEFCCYGLGQVSADIADTHIGNLQQLKQWGLPISRELRLAKGIDECLDYYREIGERRNALAYEIDGVVFKVNSIASQRELGFRAREPRWAIAHKFPAMEELTELLDVEFQVGRTGAVTPVARLKPVKVAGVTVSNATLHNMDEVARLGLMIGDTVIIRRAGDVIPQVVQVVVERRPQDARPVAIPESCPVCGSHVERTQLVKRSKGRETVSEGAVYRCVGRLACGAQLKQAIIHFVSRRAMDIEGLGDKTIEQLVDEQLIASPADLYQLKYEQIIDLEGFAEVSSNKLLKAIEDSKRPALARFIYALGIPDVGEETAKVLARSLGTLERVQQALPQVLTYLPDVGLEVAHEIHSFFQDSHNRQVIGALLAADQCGLQLQDQGELGAEFAASTTLGGMLDKLNIPSVGPGAAQKLADKFGSLQGVIDADWLDMRQALPEKQAKAVREFFDNPANAQLARAIEEQLSAFGMHWLSEKKVVEGLPLAGKTWVLTGSLELMSRDVAKEKLESLGAKVAGSVSAKTHCVVAGPGAGSKLAKANELGLKVLDEAAFVAFLSEHGIPIPA